The genome window GGATTGCCGAAATACTGTCCGCAGTGTTCGGCGTATTTTCTGTGCGTGGAGTTGATGAACGCTTTGACCGACTCATGGCTGAGGGTGTCGAGGTAGGCGCCGCCGTTGTACCAGTCGGTGCAGGGCATTACCAGCAGTTCAAACGCGAGGATCGTGCTGCCTTTTTCCAGGGGTTGGAAAGGTTCAATCCGCTCGAAGCGTTCGATCTGTCCGTCTGCGAACTGCACGGAGAAAACGGCAATTTGGTTCTCTTTAAACTCAAAGGACTCGGCGGGAACGGCCGTCATGGACAGCCGTTTTTGGCGGTTCGCGGGATCTTTGGTTACGATTCCGCCGGCGGTGCCGCTCGGCCAGCGGTCTTCGTCGTAAATCCAGAGGGTGAAGTCCTGGGCGAGCGCTTCTTCACAGATTTCATTGACGAGGTCGAACCACTCTTTTTCGAGGTAGGGGGTGATCAGGCCGGAGCGGGAGTGGACGAGGGCGCCGGAGATTCCCATCTCTTTGAGCTGCTGGATCTGGTTTTTAAGTTCATCCGCGTTGAGATCATGGTTCCATGACCAAAACGGTTTTGCCCGGTTGGTCGGTGACGGAGAGCGGAAGCTGTCCGAAAATGCCTGTTTAAGATGGTCTGTTGTCGTTTTCATAGTTTGCAAAAAGGATTTTTCTAAATGGGACTGTTAGCAATATTCACTCGCCGGGGCGGATGCAAGTGGAAAATGAATATTTATGATTATTTCCTCTTGTAAAACGGGGGAAATGGTTTCTTTTCCAAAAGGCTTGCATTAACGGATCCGCAGATGATAAGTATCTGCTAATTCGTTTTTTTTATGAAGGTTGATAGCTAATGATTACTCTGGAAGAATTTGCGGCCAAAATCGGGGTTTCCGCAGCGACTGTCTCGTCGGTTTTTAATAACCGCAGCCGGGAACGCCGGATCTCGGAAAAAACGGTCGATTACGTCAATGCGCAATCCAGGAAATACGGTTATCAGCCCAATGTGGCCGCCCGGCGCCTGCGGGTGCACAAAGATATGCAGGTTTGCGAGCTGGCTGTTTTGACCGCTTATGAATCTCCTGCCGCAGTTTCGACCAATATCGTACATGCTCTCGAGCAGGCTGTCAGCCGCAATTATCCGCACATTACTTCGTTTGTGGAGATTGTGATGTTTCACCGCAACCGGATTAAGGACATTCCCGGAATTCTGGATGGAAGCCGCTACAACGGCGCGGTGATTACGAATACAGGTTTTGACGATGATCGTTTTTTTGAGGAAAACAATATTTCCTATCCCGTGGTTTTCCTGGGACGGGATCTTCCGGGATATAACTGCGTAAGTGAGGACGCCCGTCATATCGGCCGGGAAGCGGCCCGTGAACTGCTCGAAGGGAGCCGCTGCCGCCGACCGGTGGTGCTGGCGCCGCGGGAAGAGCTGCTGACCCAGACAACCAAAGCCCGGGTCGATGGGTTTATGGAACGTTGCGAAGAGGCCGGTGTTCCCGGTGAAATTCTTTGGGCGGAGGATGTCAGTGTTCCGGCCGGCCTGTCCGCCGTGGGCGGGTTCCTGCCGTCAAAACAGATGGATGGATTGTTTTGTGTTTCGGATTATTTAGCTGTCGGCGCCTACTCTGCCATAAAAGAAAAAGGGCTTGGGATTGCGTCGGATATTGCGGTGATCGGTGTCGGTGATTTTGCGCTGGGCGAGTATCTCGACCCTTCGCTGACGGCATTTCTGCGGGTGGATAAAGATGAATGTGCCGCCCGGATGCTGCTGGAACAGCTGTTTGATGCCGATGCGAGACTGGTATCCCGTGTTTTTAACGCTTCGCTGGTTCCGCGGGCATCCAGCCTTCGCTAGTTTTTCGGTAAATGAAATACGGTGGTATTTTTTCAGATTAGAAAAATCGATTTTGCACTTATTATTGAGGAGATGAAAA of Tichowtungia aerotolerans contains these proteins:
- a CDS encoding LacI family DNA-binding transcriptional regulator, which codes for MITLEEFAAKIGVSAATVSSVFNNRSRERRISEKTVDYVNAQSRKYGYQPNVAARRLRVHKDMQVCELAVLTAYESPAAVSTNIVHALEQAVSRNYPHITSFVEIVMFHRNRIKDIPGILDGSRYNGAVITNTGFDDDRFFEENNISYPVVFLGRDLPGYNCVSEDARHIGREAARELLEGSRCRRPVVLAPREELLTQTTKARVDGFMERCEEAGVPGEILWAEDVSVPAGLSAVGGFLPSKQMDGLFCVSDYLAVGAYSAIKEKGLGIASDIAVIGVGDFALGEYLDPSLTAFLRVDKDECAARMLLEQLFDADARLVSRVFNASLVPRASSLR